From Pseudomonas sp. StFLB209, a single genomic window includes:
- a CDS encoding Arc family DNA-binding protein: MSNDAYNSRTADKFVLRLPEGMRSRVNVEATDTHVSMNTYMIQSIAMRLEKEARLDMLIKLLENALAKESVKELKLDLAFSGVPGKPEDLRSLLAGPISLA; encoded by the coding sequence ATGAGCAACGACGCCTACAACTCCCGGACTGCTGACAAATTCGTTCTCAGGTTGCCAGAAGGCATGAGGTCGAGAGTGAATGTTGAAGCGACCGATACTCATGTAAGCATGAACACCTACATGATCCAGTCTATCGCCATGCGCCTGGAAAAGGAGGCGCGCTTGGACATGCTCATCAAGCTTTTGGAGAACGCATTGGCCAAGGAAAGCGTGAAAGAGCTGAAGCTTGATCTGGCATTCAGTGGTGTGCCGGGCAAGCCTGAAGACCTCAGGTCCCTCCTGGCCGGCCCGATCTCGCTAGCCTGA